CCTGCAAGACGGCAACGTCGTCAAAGGCGTCGTCAAGAACCTGACCGAGTACGGCGCGTTTGTCGATCTCGGCGGTATCGATGGTTTGCTTCACATTACCGACATGGCCTGGAAACGAGTCAAGAACCCATCCGAAGTGGTTGAGGTCGGCCAGGAAATAGACGTCAAAATTCTCAAGTTTGATCGTGAACGCATGCGGGTTTCGCTGGGCATGAAACAGCTCGGTGACGATCCGTGGCGCGATCTTGGGCGCCGTTATCCGCCGCAGACTCGCTTGTTCGGCAAGGTCACGAATGTTGCGGACTACGGTTGTTTTGTCGAGATCGAGGCTGGTGTCGAAGGCTTGGTGCACGTCTCGGAAATGGACTGGACCAACAAGAATGTCAGCCCGGCAAAGGTCGTGCACATCGGCCAGGAAGTCGAGGTCCTGGTACTGGAAATCGACGAAGAGCGACGCCGCATCTCACTGGGCATCAAGCAATGTCAGCCGAATCCGTGGACCGAGTTTTGCTCGAACCACAACAAGGGCGACCGCGTGCAGGGCCAGATCAAATCGATTACCGATTTTGGCATCTTTATCGGCCTGGACGGCGGCATCGATGGCCTGGTCCATTTGTCGGATATTTCCTGGGACATCCCGGGCGAAAAGGCCGTGCGCAATTACAAAAAGGGAGATGATCTCGAAGCTGTGATTTTGTCGATCGACCCGGAACGGGAGCGCATTTCTCTCGGTATCAAGCAGATGGACAAGGATCCGTTCTCGAGCTATCTGGCGGAAAATCCGAAAGGAACCATCGTTACCGGCACTGTTTCGGAAGTCGATGCGCGCGGTGCAGTGATCGCTTTGGCTGATGGCGTAGAAGGCTATCTGCGAGCGTCCGAACTGTCGCGCGACCGGGTCGAAGATGCGCGCACGGTGCTGAAACCAGGCCAGGAAATCGACGCGAGATTCACCGGTCT
The nucleotide sequence above comes from Pseudomonadota bacterium. Encoded proteins:
- the rpsA gene encoding 30S ribosomal protein S1, with product MTESFAELFEESLATQQMKPGTILTGSVVSISPEAVIVHAGLKSEAVIPAHQFRNEKGEMEVEVGDKVEVALDAVEDGFGETRLSREKAKRARTWSRLEESFNNQEIVTGVITGRVKGGFTVEIEFVRAFLPGSLVDIRPVRDPSYLEGKPLEFKVIKLDQKRNNVVVSRRAVVEQEFSAEREEMLKNLQDGNVVKGVVKNLTEYGAFVDLGGIDGLLHITDMAWKRVKNPSEVVEVGQEIDVKILKFDRERMRVSLGMKQLGDDPWRDLGRRYPPQTRLFGKVTNVADYGCFVEIEAGVEGLVHVSEMDWTNKNVSPAKVVHIGQEVEVLVLEIDEERRRISLGIKQCQPNPWTEFCSNHNKGDRVQGQIKSITDFGIFIGLDGGIDGLVHLSDISWDIPGEKAVRNYKKGDDLEAVILSIDPERERISLGIKQMDKDPFSSYLAENPKGTIVTGTVSEVDARGAVIALADGVEGYLRASELSRDRVEDARTVLKPGQEIDARFTGLDRKTRRIALSVKAKEVHEEAEAVQQYQTESSSGTSLGDLLKAHISGKDDK